A region from the Desulfitobacterium dehalogenans ATCC 51507 genome encodes:
- a CDS encoding helix-turn-helix domain-containing protein yields the protein MDNFNPSRLNEARLYRKMTIEELANNVGVKKQAISQFENGKNSPEFDTLRSISSVLNFPIRFFIEDSDSNILVGNTYFRAPFSSNKKDLNSQRIKARYVAYIQSCLSEYVDFPPLNLPRFDDIDNIEQIANQARDFWGLGREPISDMVALLERNGVIVSEFSTEGKTIDAFYQYGEVFGQEYYCVVLGTDKLTFTRRQFSAAHELAHILLHERNNDIDELDRVEFRKREDEANKFASAFLLPKEAFIRDVQPYANKLNYYIELKRKWKVSISAMIIRAFDLEVISSNQYQYLMRQMSRNDWRSQEPLDDYMAVKGPKALKQAINMLILNDYLTPKQMFQLFAKYKTSLPKDVIDEVLCLEPDTLPDEPDENLEGKIITLVPRMNLS from the coding sequence ATGGATAACTTCAATCCATCGCGCCTTAATGAAGCGCGGTTGTACAGGAAAATGACAATTGAAGAATTGGCCAACAATGTTGGAGTAAAAAAACAAGCCATTTCACAATTTGAAAATGGGAAGAATTCTCCCGAATTCGATACATTAAGATCTATTAGTAGCGTTTTAAATTTCCCTATTCGCTTTTTTATTGAGGATAGTGACAGCAACATTCTTGTGGGAAACACATACTTTCGCGCCCCCTTTTCTAGCAATAAAAAGGATTTAAACTCACAACGCATCAAGGCAAGATATGTGGCCTATATTCAGAGTTGTCTATCTGAATATGTTGATTTTCCGCCGCTTAATTTGCCGCGCTTTGATGATATTGATAACATTGAACAAATCGCAAATCAAGCCAGAGATTTTTGGGGATTAGGTAGAGAGCCTATTTCCGATATGGTTGCACTTTTAGAGCGGAACGGTGTTATCGTATCAGAGTTCTCGACCGAAGGAAAAACTATTGATGCTTTTTATCAGTATGGTGAAGTTTTCGGACAAGAATACTACTGTGTCGTATTAGGCACTGATAAGTTGACATTTACCCGCCGTCAGTTTAGTGCCGCCCATGAATTGGCTCATATATTGCTACATGAAAGAAATAACGATATAGACGAACTGGATAGAGTAGAGTTTCGGAAGCGAGAAGATGAAGCAAACAAATTTGCTTCCGCCTTCTTATTACCTAAAGAAGCCTTTATACGTGATGTTCAGCCATATGCTAATAAACTAAACTATTACATCGAACTGAAACGGAAATGGAAAGTGTCAATTTCTGCAATGATTATTCGGGCGTTTGATTTAGAGGTTATTAGTTCAAATCAATATCAGTATCTAATGCGTCAAATGTCGCGTAATGATTGGCGTAGCCAAGAGCCTTTGGATGATTACATGGCTGTCAAAGGTCCCAAGGCATTAAAACAAGCAATTAATATGTTGATTCTAAACGATTACCTCACACCGAAGCAAATGTTTCAATTATTTGCAAAGTATAAAACGTCTCTGCCTAAAGATGTTATTGATGAAGTTCTTTGTTTAGAACCCGACACCTTGCCAGACGAACCCGATGAAAATTTAGAAGGAAAAATAATAACTTTGGTTCCGCGCATGAATCTTAGTTAG
- a CDS encoding DUF5986 family protein, giving the protein MATFTSLNMEDDARHAIANGIFTAVTSDIPELVQDYNLPTSNGVGLFRWNFINKNISENLGGRFQLSYAKRGPWKFLLLFERNNGITFSIMTEKNLSKLQKRLPEGTHYLESLIASNTGYDIVEGQLSLEFEQTSRDSDAINKLREELLSEFAGIIKNHILILFDYDDSLVISARAVLLTPELGIAYSEDWSHLLNSPYIIGKTSIVEDMRDDDNEPLVRMKGQKETPSEDLVSISEKPETANI; this is encoded by the coding sequence ATGGCAACTTTTACTTCTCTTAACATGGAAGACGATGCTCGCCATGCGATAGCAAATGGCATTTTCACCGCTGTCACAAGCGATATTCCTGAACTTGTTCAGGATTATAATCTTCCGACTTCAAATGGTGTGGGTTTATTCAGATGGAATTTTATCAATAAAAATATTTCCGAAAATCTAGGGGGGAGATTCCAACTTAGCTATGCTAAGCGCGGCCCTTGGAAATTCCTGCTTCTCTTCGAGCGTAATAATGGAATTACTTTTTCTATTATGACAGAAAAAAATCTCAGCAAATTACAAAAACGCTTACCAGAGGGAACTCATTATCTGGAATCCCTTATTGCCTCTAATACGGGATATGATATTGTTGAAGGACAACTTTCACTTGAATTTGAGCAAACTTCTCGTGACAGTGATGCAATCAATAAACTCCGAGAAGAATTGCTAAGCGAATTTGCCGGCATTATCAAAAATCATATATTAATTTTGTTCGACTACGATGATTCCCTTGTAATATCCGCAAGAGCAGTATTGCTAACCCCTGAGCTGGGTATCGCATATTCCGAAGATTGGAGTCATCTCCTAAATAGCCCATATATAATTGGCAAGACTTCTATCGTTGAAGATATGAGAGATGATGATAATGAACCTCTGGTTCGCATGAAAGGTCAAAAAGAAACTCCTTCCGAAGATTTGGTCTCAATTTCTGAAAAGCCAGAAACCGCAAACATATAG
- a CDS encoding helix-turn-helix domain-containing protein: MYQRLRDLREDRDLTQQDLADLLKVSQTTYSRYESGALDIPSTSLIKLARFYKTSVDYLLGLTNDRKSYR; the protein is encoded by the coding sequence ATGTATCAACGGTTGCGCGATTTACGGGAGGACCGGGATCTGACTCAGCAGGATTTGGCAGATTTACTTAAGGTGAGTCAGACGACTTACTCTAGGTATGAAAGCGGGGCACTCGATATTCCCAGCACTTCGCTGATAAAGCTTGCGCGGTTTTATAAAACCAGTGTTGATTATTTGCTGGGGTTGACGAATGATAGGAAGTCCTACCGTTGA
- a CDS encoding helix-turn-helix transcriptional regulator, protein MSQALNSIHPKLAQYVPFADALAETLGASCEIAIHEFSHPESSVVYLAGNVVGRQIGSPITEPLQLQLQLYGDNVPNICNFTRRLKDGRNTKCSNIFIRDEQGKVIGCFCINYDLSLIEAMKKFTEEWIPHEDKTENLSEEKYGGISHILEQIISDTLSRYSKPVSLMQKEHKLKIVEVLDEKGVFLIKGAVDDVANAIGVSRYSVYNYLDEIRAAKK, encoded by the coding sequence ATGAGTCAAGCTCTTAACTCCATCCATCCCAAACTTGCACAATATGTTCCTTTTGCTGATGCTTTGGCGGAAACACTTGGTGCCAGTTGCGAAATAGCTATTCATGAATTCTCTCACCCTGAAAGTTCGGTCGTATATTTGGCGGGCAATGTGGTTGGCCGTCAGATTGGATCTCCCATTACTGAACCATTACAATTGCAACTTCAGTTATATGGTGATAATGTTCCCAATATATGCAACTTTACGCGCAGGTTAAAAGATGGCCGAAACACGAAATGTTCCAACATATTTATTCGGGATGAACAAGGTAAAGTAATCGGCTGCTTTTGCATCAATTATGATCTATCATTAATAGAGGCAATGAAAAAGTTTACGGAGGAATGGATACCTCACGAGGATAAAACCGAAAATTTATCCGAAGAAAAGTATGGTGGCATTTCCCATATCTTGGAGCAAATCATCAGCGATACATTATCCAGGTATTCCAAACCTGTTTCATTAATGCAAAAAGAGCATAAACTAAAAATCGTTGAGGTTTTAGATGAAAAGGGTGTTTTCTTAATTAAAGGAGCTGTCGATGACGTGGCCAATGCGATTGGGGTGTCCCGTTATTCTGTCTATAACTATTTGGATGAAATTCGCGCCGCAAAAAAGTAG
- a CDS encoding group II intron maturase-specific domain-containing protein, with the protein MEKLKDGIYAEMNDWIRTNRHLPVRTMIAETNAKLRGHYQYYGITDNSKSIKTYYYRALKALFKWLNRRSQKRSYTWEGFNNLLKVFPLIQPRIRVSIYG; encoded by the coding sequence TTGGAGAAATTAAAGGATGGAATTTACGCAGAGATGAACGACTGGATAAGAACCAATCGGCATCTGCCAGTCAGAACGATGATCGCAGAAACCAATGCAAAACTGCGTGGCCACTACCAATACTATGGTATTACGGATAACAGCAAGAGCATCAAAACCTACTATTACCGGGCGCTCAAGGCGCTCTTCAAATGGCTCAATCGCAGAAGCCAGAAACGCAGCTACACATGGGAAGGGTTCAACAACTTGCTCAAAGTATTCCCTTTGATACAACCAAGAATTCGAGTAAGTATTTATGGTTAG
- a CDS encoding Rid family detoxifying hydrolase: MKEIIQTDAAPAVMGPYVQGIKAGNYVFVSSQLPLDPSTGLFPEDIKAQTARSIKNVQAVLRSAGADLNKVVKGTVFLTDINDFAAVNEVYATFFDKNPPSHSAV; this comes from the coding sequence TTGAAGGAGATTATTCAAACAGATGCTGCGCCGGCAGTCATGGGACCCTATGTCCAAGGCATTAAGGCGGGGAATTATGTGTTTGTTTCGAGTCAATTACCGCTGGATCCAAGCACGGGGCTGTTTCCCGAGGACATCAAAGCTCAGACTGCTCGATCCATTAAAAATGTCCAAGCTGTTCTTCGGTCAGCGGGGGCAGATTTAAATAAGGTGGTAAAGGGTACGGTTTTTTTAACGGACATCAATGATTTTGCAGCAGTTAATGAGGTTTATGCTACATTCTTTGATAAGAATCCGCCGAGCCATTCTGCCGTATAA
- a CDS encoding D-cysteine desulfhydrase — MNLAQFKRRRYTEGKTPLEFLPNFSKALGGPNIYIKRDDLLGLTSGGNKTRKLEFLMQDALDQGADTIITCGAVQSNHCRLTLAAAVKEGLKCRLVLEERVKDSYNLEASGNNFLFHVLGVEKVSVVAGGSNMLEAMQKVANELAAEGRKGYIVPGGGSNPIGTLGYVACAQEISEQMFEKGINFDHLVCASGSGGTHSGLLVGFQGNNMNIPVTGISVNRSTKAQENLIFDLANKTAEKIGLKIAISREAVKVVDEYVGPGYSLPTETMVEAVQLLARTEGILLDPVYTGKTMAGLIGLIRQGQLKKGENVVFVHTGGSPALYAYMPTILGKDK, encoded by the coding sequence ATGAATCTAGCACAATTTAAGCGCAGACGTTACACAGAAGGTAAAACTCCCTTAGAATTCCTGCCCAACTTCAGCAAAGCACTGGGTGGCCCTAATATTTACATTAAAAGAGATGATCTTTTGGGGCTTACATCAGGTGGCAACAAAACGAGAAAATTGGAATTTTTGATGCAGGATGCTCTGGATCAAGGTGCCGATACCATTATTACTTGTGGAGCAGTCCAATCCAACCACTGCCGTCTTACGTTAGCCGCTGCAGTGAAAGAAGGGTTAAAATGCAGACTTGTCCTTGAAGAAAGAGTAAAAGACAGCTACAACCTTGAGGCCAGCGGTAACAACTTCCTCTTCCATGTACTGGGTGTAGAAAAGGTTTCTGTTGTTGCAGGCGGTTCCAATATGCTGGAAGCTATGCAAAAGGTAGCTAATGAACTTGCTGCTGAAGGCAGAAAAGGATATATAGTTCCCGGCGGCGGTTCCAACCCTATTGGCACCCTGGGCTATGTCGCATGTGCTCAAGAAATTTCTGAGCAAATGTTTGAAAAAGGCATCAATTTTGACCATCTTGTCTGTGCAAGCGGCAGTGGCGGAACACACAGTGGATTACTTGTTGGATTCCAAGGCAACAACATGAATATTCCTGTTACAGGCATCAGTGTTAACCGTTCAACTAAAGCTCAGGAAAACCTAATTTTCGATCTTGCCAATAAAACTGCAGAGAAAATAGGACTTAAAATAGCAATTTCCCGTGAAGCAGTAAAAGTTGTTGATGAATATGTCGGACCGGGATATTCTCTTCCTACCGAAACGATGGTAGAAGCAGTACAACTACTTGCAAGAACTGAAGGAATCTTGCTTGACCCAGTTTATACTGGTAAGACAATGGCAGGGCTTATCGGATTGATTCGTCAAGGCCAATTGAAAAAAGGTGAGAATGTGGTGTTTGTACATACCGGCGGATCTCCGGCATTGTATGCCTATATGCCAACAATTCTTGGTAAGGATAAATAG
- a CDS encoding aspartate/glutamate racemase family protein, which produces MNKVIGILGGMGPLATVDMFNKIVTLTEATRDQDHIHLIIDNYPGIPNRLDFLLGDGESPEKAMVESALKLQSMGADAIIMPCNTAHYFYDAIKKHLRIDFINMIEETAKEIKKESTRCKKIGLLATRGTYNTGVYDKTFASYDMEVIKPDEEGRQAIADLILAIKVGQDTFDLTSIYRVIAQLKKKNAEILVLGCTELPIAFEKFNINEKYIDPTKILACSAIRYAERKVRESSN; this is translated from the coding sequence ATGAATAAGGTTATTGGAATTTTAGGAGGAATGGGCCCTTTAGCTACTGTGGACATGTTTAATAAAATTGTCACGTTAACAGAGGCCACTCGAGATCAAGACCATATTCATCTTATTATTGATAATTATCCAGGAATTCCAAATCGTCTTGACTTCCTCTTAGGTGACGGGGAAAGTCCGGAGAAAGCAATGGTTGAATCAGCTCTTAAACTTCAAAGCATGGGCGCTGATGCAATTATAATGCCCTGCAATACTGCCCATTACTTTTATGATGCTATAAAAAAGCATCTCCGTATTGATTTTATTAATATGATTGAAGAAACAGCGAAAGAGATTAAAAAAGAGAGCACTCGCTGTAAGAAAATAGGGCTGCTTGCTACAAGAGGGACTTATAATACGGGAGTCTATGATAAGACATTTGCTTCCTATGATATGGAGGTTATTAAACCCGATGAAGAGGGACGGCAAGCTATAGCGGATTTGATTCTAGCCATCAAAGTAGGCCAAGACACCTTTGACTTGACAAGTATCTATCGCGTAATAGCTCAATTAAAAAAGAAAAATGCCGAAATTCTGGTTTTAGGCTGCACCGAATTACCTATTGCCTTTGAGAAGTTTAATATCAATGAAAAGTATATCGATCCGACAAAGATACTCGCTTGCTCTGCGATTCGATACGCCGAAAGAAAAGTGCGCGAATCCTCAAACTAG
- a CDS encoding dicarboxylate/amino acid:cation symporter, with protein sequence MKRINLATKIFIGLILGVLVGLVVPADFAKSYIQPLGELFMRLIKMVIVPLIFSTLVVGASSVGDVKKLGRMGGKTVAYYISTTAIAIAIGMTLANMIQPGAGIQIPVDANYQATESPGIIAMILQIIPANPLEDLVKGNMLQIVVFALFVGVAITFVGKKAEPVRNFFEGFSEIVFVITNFVMALAPIGVFGLMVPVVAVHGLAVLAPMAKIILVVFLACFIHAAFIYSAAIKFIGKASPIKFYKAMLPALLVAFSTCSSAAALPSTFRSVEDGLGVSKDVSSFVLSLGSTINSDGAAIYQGVAALFVAQVYGLDLTIAQQFTIVLTGTLASLGAAGVPGAALIMLTMVLSSVGLPLEGIALVAGVDRILDMARTTLNVAGDASAAMIVGNSENDPVPSANFSV encoded by the coding sequence ATGAAAAGAATAAATTTGGCCACAAAAATTTTCATCGGTTTAATCCTAGGAGTCCTCGTCGGTCTTGTTGTTCCTGCTGACTTCGCGAAGAGTTATATTCAGCCCCTTGGTGAGTTGTTTATGCGCTTAATTAAAATGGTTATTGTTCCTTTGATCTTTTCTACCCTTGTTGTAGGAGCTTCAAGTGTTGGTGATGTAAAAAAGCTTGGCCGAATGGGCGGAAAAACTGTAGCCTATTATATTAGTACGACGGCTATCGCCATTGCTATCGGTATGACACTAGCTAATATGATTCAGCCTGGTGCTGGCATTCAAATACCAGTTGATGCAAACTATCAAGCAACTGAATCTCCAGGGATCATAGCTATGATTTTGCAAATTATTCCTGCTAATCCTTTAGAGGATTTAGTAAAAGGAAACATGTTACAGATCGTTGTCTTTGCTCTTTTTGTAGGTGTCGCGATCACCTTTGTTGGCAAAAAGGCGGAACCGGTACGCAATTTCTTTGAAGGATTCTCCGAAATAGTGTTTGTAATTACCAATTTTGTCATGGCATTAGCTCCTATTGGTGTCTTTGGTTTAATGGTCCCAGTTGTTGCTGTTCATGGTCTTGCTGTTTTGGCTCCCATGGCTAAGATCATCCTCGTTGTATTTTTGGCCTGCTTCATCCACGCAGCATTTATTTATTCGGCAGCTATTAAATTTATAGGAAAAGCTAGTCCTATCAAGTTTTATAAAGCTATGTTGCCAGCGCTCTTAGTAGCCTTTTCTACCTGTTCAAGTGCAGCCGCTTTACCTTCTACTTTTAGATCTGTGGAAGACGGCCTAGGTGTTTCTAAAGATGTATCCAGTTTCGTGCTTTCCCTAGGATCAACCATTAACAGCGATGGCGCAGCAATTTATCAAGGTGTGGCAGCCCTATTTGTAGCACAAGTATATGGGTTGGATTTGACAATAGCCCAACAATTCACCATCGTATTAACAGGCACACTGGCCTCCCTTGGAGCTGCCGGCGTTCCTGGTGCAGCGTTAATTATGCTGACAATGGTTCTCTCCTCAGTTGGTCTACCTTTAGAAGGTATAGCTCTGGTAGCAGGTGTTGACCGTATTTTAGATATGGCGCGTACCACTTTAAATGTTGCCGGCGATGCTTCCGCTGCCATGATTGTTGGCAATTCTGAAAATGACCCTGTGCCTTCTGCTAATTTTTCAGTCTGA